A window of Arcobacter acticola genomic DNA:
ATATAGAGTTAGTTTTGTGTTTCTATAGATATAATCACTAAAATCTTTTTCAATTGCTTTTAACTCTTTTTCATTTTGTATAAAAACAGGAAGAGTATAATAAGAAGAATTAGTTCTTTCCTTTTCTTCAAAAGAAGCATTTTCAAGATTTTCTCTCTCTTCAAAATCAATAGCTTTCATCTCTTCATCTAAGTAAATTTTAAAAGCTTGTGTAGTTTCCAAATCAATAGCCTTAGAACTATTTACAAAATGAACATTACAAGAAAATGTCAAATAAGCTTGTAAATAGTAGCTATTATTTTGTGAAGTATAAAGGTACTTTTGAGCTATATTACTTGTAAGTATTGGTTTTGAACTTTGCTCTGCTTTTGGGATATGAGCTTTTATTGTCTCTTTTTCTGTTTTTTCTTCATTTGGCTTTTGATTTAATTGATTAATTTTGTGAGCCATTAATTTTTTTATATCATCTTTTGGAATAGGGCCTTTTAAATAAGATAATGCCCATCTAGTTTTAAACAGTTTTATTCCATCTTCATTTATATTTTTTAAAATAAATGTTCTTTTTTCAAGATTTGATATTAAATTCATTACTTCATTTTTATCAAGATTTCCCTCGCTTGCACTACTTAATCCATCTATTACTTTTTCTTTATCTTGTTTTGTTTGTAATCTTCCTATAAACCAAGTCCCAATGTTTGCTAAACCTTTGTAGTCAATATCAACAGGATTTTGAGTTGAAAGTATAATTCCTACACCAAAAGATCTTGCTTGTTTCAAAAGTGTAAGCATTGGTTGTTTTGATGGAGGGTTTGATGATGGGGGAAAGTATCCAAAAATCTCATCCATATAAAGTAGGGCTTTAAGTGATGATGTACCTTCTTGTCTTCTCATCCATGAAACCATTTGATTTAGTAGTAATGAAACAAAAAACATTCTTTGAGAATCATTTAAGTGGGCAATAGAAAAAATAGAAACCTTTGCTTTTCCATTTTCATCATAAAGTAAGTTTGAAATATCTAAAGTTTCACCCTCTATCCAAGATTTAAAAGATGGATTTGCAATAATAGTATTTAATTTAAGAGCCAGTTTTAATCTATCATCTTGTGCAAAAAATGTTTCTAAATCAAAGATACCAACTTTTTCAAAAGGTGGCGTTACAATCAAAGAGATTAGTTGTTCTAAATTTAAATCTTTTCCTGCTGAGTAATAATTCATAAATATAGAAGAAATTAAAATACTCTCTTTTGAAATAGAATCATTTTTCTCTTCTATTAGTGATAAAATTGATGAAACAGTAGAGTTGATTAGTGAAACTAATAAATCATTATCTTCTAAAACTTCACGTGATGGAGCTTTAAAAGATGATAAAATAGATATTTGAACACCAGCAGAGCTTCCAGGAGTATAAATAGTAAAATCAGCTGCATTTTTTAGTTTTTCAATTCTTTGTGCACTTTGAAAATCCCCTTCAATTCCTTTTTTCCACATATTAGCAGTGTTTTTTGCATGCTCTTTTACTGTTACGCCATTATTAATAGCATCTTGTTCTTCAATCCAAGGTTCAAAATCACTTCCTTCTAAGTTTGGAAAAGTAAGAAGTAGATTTCCCATATCACCTTTTGGGTCGATTATTATTGAAGGGATGTTATCAATAGCAGCTTCTTCAAGTAGTGAAATTCCAAGTCCTGTTTTTCCACTTCCTGTCATTCCAATAATTGCAGCATGTGTTAATAAATCTTTGTTTTTATAAACTAATGGAGTATAAACATCTTTTGATGATTCTTCTTTTCCAATATAAAAGAGTTTTAGTTTTTCATAATCAATAGTACTATTCATAATAGACCTTTATTTTAAATATATCATTCATATTTTGACTAAATATTATAGCAAAAAAAAAGTGAATGCCTCTTTGACATTCACTTTTTCTTCTATAAGATTTATTGTTTATTCTTCAATAATATCAGCAGTTTCACTATTTGCTTTTAATTCAGCAATAGCAGCATTTCTTTCAATAACATCTGAAAATAAAGCACTTGTTCCAACGATTTGTCCATTTGTTGATTTGATATTAAAAAATTGCTTACCATTTGATGATTCTTTTAATTCATATCTAGAATCTTCTTGACAATTTTTTTTAACAGATTCTATTCCATTTTTTGCACTAGCTTTTTGTGCGTAGTTTTCACTTTTGATAATAGTTTTACCTTCTGCATTTACAAAAATAAATGAAAATGGCTCATTTGCTTCACTTTTTCTAGGTTTGATAGTCATTGTTTTTCCTTTTTTATAGATTCACATTGATTCTATAGAAAATAGATTTAAAAAGTACTTATTAAAAAGAATATTATTTGTTATTTTTGATATTTATATAGGGGCTTAAGCCCTATATATATTTTATTTTAGAATAGTTCTAGTATTTAGTTTTGTAGTATTTGCTTAAAGAATAAAAATTTGAAAGTTTAATTTATTAGATTAAACTTCTTTCTCTTTTTCCTTTTCTTTCTCTTTTCTTTTTGCTTTCATTTTATTTAAAGCTAATTTCCTCATATCTGCTGTTGTATCTAGTTCATCCATTATTTCAAGACCAAGTAATGTTTCAATACAATCTTCTAAACTTACGATTCCTTCAGTTTGATTATATGAATCATGTACTATAAACATATGTTCTTTCTTTTGTATAAACATATTTAAAGCTTTTGCAACATGAATATTTTCATGTAATGAAAATACAGGTTTCATAATATCTTCAAGGTTTTTTTCACCTTCTGTAAGTGCTTGTTTAAATATTTTTTTTGTTAAAACAATTCCTACGATATTGTCAATATTTCCTTCATAAACAGGAACTCTTGAAAATTTAAAAGTTCTTTTATCTTCAACGATATCTTTTATTAAAGTATTTTTTTCTATTGCGTAAACAACAGAACGAGGTGTTAATATATCTTTTATTTTTATATTATTTAGTGTTAAAGTATTTTCAATTATTTGAGACTCTAAATCACCAATAATTCCTTCTTCTTCACTTAAAAGTGTTGAATGAATTAACTCTTCTCTAGAAATAGCATCACTACTTTCTTTTCCTATTTTTCTTGTAACAAATTGAGTTATAATAATAATAGGATATGTAATAAATATAAAAAAATTAATAATTCTAGGTGCATGGGGTGCTAATTGTTTCCAATAAACAGCTCCAATAGTTTTTGGAATAATTTCAGCAAAAAACAGAATCATAAATGTAAGTATAATTGAA
This region includes:
- a CDS encoding helicase HerA domain-containing protein, whose product is MNSTIDYEKLKLFYIGKEESSKDVYTPLVYKNKDLLTHAAIIGMTGSGKTGLGISLLEEAAIDNIPSIIIDPKGDMGNLLLTFPNLEGSDFEPWIEEQDAINNGVTVKEHAKNTANMWKKGIEGDFQSAQRIEKLKNAADFTIYTPGSSAGVQISILSSFKAPSREVLEDNDLLVSLINSTVSSILSLIEEKNDSISKESILISSIFMNYYSAGKDLNLEQLISLIVTPPFEKVGIFDLETFFAQDDRLKLALKLNTIIANPSFKSWIEGETLDISNLLYDENGKAKVSIFSIAHLNDSQRMFFVSLLLNQMVSWMRRQEGTSSLKALLYMDEIFGYFPPSSNPPSKQPMLTLLKQARSFGVGIILSTQNPVDIDYKGLANIGTWFIGRLQTKQDKEKVIDGLSSASEGNLDKNEVMNLISNLEKRTFILKNINEDGIKLFKTRWALSYLKGPIPKDDIKKLMAHKINQLNQKPNEEKTEKETIKAHIPKAEQSSKPILTSNIAQKYLYTSQNNSYYLQAYLTFSCNVHFVNSSKAIDLETTQAFKIYLDEEMKAIDFEERENLENASFEEKERTNSSYYTLPVFIQNEKELKAIEKDFSDYIYRNTKLTLYKNDALKIVSKQDETLSDFKIRLQDRLNEKIDDEVEKLQIKFQKDNDSIENKLSTLYEKLEREEQQATATTTDTLISIGTSLLGAFFGKSVLTKTNMGKVASSAKGASRILKERNDIKYVEANILQLQEEQKTLQHTLENEIEKINSSNLSSNYEIEEIFIKPKRSDIYNIKLELLWKEQ
- a CDS encoding YegP family protein yields the protein MTIKPRKSEANEPFSFIFVNAEGKTIIKSENYAQKASAKNGIESVKKNCQEDSRYELKESSNGKQFFNIKSTNGQIVGTSALFSDVIERNAAIAELKANSETADIIEE
- a CDS encoding CNNM domain-containing protein, whose amino-acid sequence is MEILILLFIAVIGTSFLCSILESVLLSTNASYISVLEKNNPVAGKLLKKLKTDIDKSIASILILNTIANTLGATAIGVQAQNVFAGNSTLVMVVSIILTFMILFFAEIIPKTIGAVYWKQLAPHAPRIINFFIFITYPIIIITQFVTRKIGKESSDAISREELIHSTLLSEEEGIIGDLESQIIENTLTLNNIKIKDILTPRSVVYAIEKNTLIKDIVEDKRTFKFSRVPVYEGNIDNIVGIVLTKKIFKQALTEGEKNLEDIMKPVFSLHENIHVAKALNMFIQKKEHMFIVHDSYNQTEGIVSLEDCIETLLGLEIMDELDTTADMRKLALNKMKAKRKEKEKEKEKEV